A region of Ferruginibacter albus DNA encodes the following proteins:
- a CDS encoding VOC family protein translates to MDNVGIVVQSLDTAIAFFTEIGLKLEGRAMVEGEWAGRVTGLGNQSVEIAMMVTPDGHSRLEISRFLTPAVIAYHRDAPVNALGYLRVMFTVEDIDELVSRLTTKHGAQLVGEIVQYENVYRLCYIRGTEGLLIGLAEELK, encoded by the coding sequence ATGGACAATGTCGGTATCGTAGTTCAATCACTGGATACTGCTATTGCTTTTTTTACAGAAATAGGTTTGAAACTGGAGGGACGGGCAATGGTAGAAGGTGAATGGGCCGGTCGTGTAACGGGGCTTGGTAACCAGTCTGTGGAGATTGCTATGATGGTTACACCCGACGGACACAGCCGGCTTGAGATATCCCGGTTTCTTACACCTGCTGTTATTGCATACCATCGTGATGCTCCTGTAAATGCGCTGGGGTATTTACGTGTTATGTTCACGGTTGAAGATATTGATGAGCTGGTATCAAGACTAACTACTAAACATGGAGCGCAACTGGTTGGCGAAATAGTTCAGTATGAAAATGTATACCGACTCTGTTATATTCGTGGAACCGAAGGGCTTTTAATTGGCTTGGCGG